The DNA window accactTTTATTGCCTGAAAACAGCCAtccattttgctttgttccCATGCTTAACAGGCACACCCATTTTGGCCCTTTCTCTGAGACAGCAAAATGCACAAAGGCTTGGCGCAGCTCCTGCATGCtgcattgttgttgttgttgttgtcagaTTGCATGCCTGACCCTTGTTTGTCTTAACGCACCAAGAAATGTCTCCAAAGATCAACTCTTAATACTGGGATTGTGTTGGTGGAGTGTTCATTGTGTTGTTTTAAGGAGAAGTAATATGCGAACTCAGCTCCACAGACAGCCTCGTGCTTGTGGAGTGGCAGATATGAACTGTGTCCTCTTACTGCTGCCGGCTTAAGCTGAGGACCAAGTGGATTTATTTCATTGTGAAGACACTTAACTGCCTGCAGGTGTTGTGGACAGGTTTAGCGAAGGATTCGGTGTCACTGTGgttttttgattatttatttttgatgggTTTTTGTTGAGCAATCTCAATACTATTCcatgaaggacaaaaaaattaTCTGAGATTCCAGTTTGGCTCTTATGACTTAACATGCAATTTGCATGTCTTTTTAGAggttttatgaatattttttccatagatGCATTAATTCTTAAGTCCTGGGACTTTCCAAAGAGCCCGTTTCTCCCTCCCCCATCCAACACTTATGCATTGTGCCCAGGGACAGCTTACAGGAGCTGCCTGACTACACCGGTGTAGTGATGGGAGAATCAGGGATGTCGCTGGATAGGAAGACAAGAACCGAGACAAGCAGAGGAAAGGGactgggaagaaagagagaacaggTAAAGTTAGTATGATGGAGCTTGAATTTACATGGGCTGGGTGAAGTGCCTAGCAACAAGCCCAGGATGAGGGATGGGGGTATAACCAGATTTGGGGTTAGAATTGGTGGAACAGGTGTGTGGACATGAATGGAGAAaatggatgagaagctcaaagTGCGGGAGAAAGGTAGAAAAAGCCCAGGAAAATACAGGCAATGGGAGAGTAGGCGCAAAGCTTAGTGtgcagggggagggggaagggtgaTTAGCCTAGGGCCAGGAGCTGTGGGCTGTGGAGAATTGTTTGTCAGTGGAGAATGTGGAGAACAGAGCCAGGATGAGAATCTGGGAACCGACAACTGAATCCAGGGAGGAAGAGCAACTTGGAGGTTGCTCTGTCTCATTCCCTCCTGCCGGTGGGAGTTCTGGAGGCTTTTTCCCTGCCCAGCCTTGAGGCAGTCCTGCTGTAAGGGGCTGTGTGTGCTTATGTGCTTGGAGTATGTGTGCatacatgtatttttgcttCCACTTCGGTATTTAGGTGGCTATTTTGGGTGCATCTATAAGTAAATACCACAGCATACGGACAGACTGGCTGTCCAGCATAAACATGTGGTCTGGGTGGGTTGTTTGTGTCTGTTGGAGGCTCTGTCCACATGCTGCCGTTTGCAAGACGGAGATACCGATGTGTTCAGGTCAGCCCCACTTGTGTCGCTGTCGTGGTGCCTGCCTGACTCCGATCTCCATCCCATTCCCAACTGGGGAAGGTAGGCTTCCCCCGAGCAGCATCCTGCTTCCGTCTCCTCCTTGGGGGTGTCCCCTGCTAGCCAAAAGCATAAAAGATCGGCATGAAAGCAGTTACACTGTCTGTAGACAAAGCTTTTCTTAAGCATGCCaaggaaactggaaaaacaggagcctgtttttttttttttttttttttttttttccctcccaaacCTTTTCAGTGCAACATTAAGTCACTTCCTGTAGTTGCAGTGAGCAGaggttgttggctttttttttttttttcctttttttttttttttccctctcccctccggAGGCTTATATTCCTTTAAGAGGACGCGACTTCCCAAACccagctatttaaaaacaaaacccacagctaAATTCACTGTCGgacacagctgcctgcagcacgccctgcccggcccggcccggggggaTCGGACACGCGTGGGGCCGGTGTGGCCGCGCTGAAAAATCACGGCGACAGAGACGGAGCCGGGGGCGCTGGTGGCGGCCGGAGGGTCCCGTGCGCGGCGCGCAGCGGGGGCGTGCAGTGCAGGCACCTCGTCCTGCGCCTTTAAGCCGTTAACCTTTCCCTGCCCGCGGAGATAAGCCGGTGTGGAGCTGGGAAAGGCGCTGCTGCTCTTCCATCCTGGTCTGGGACCAGACACCGCGGTGAGAGCACAGCCCCTGAAATCACCGTGCCCTGCCCGGCCACCTTCGCGCTAATGGGGgatttcctcttttattttatttattttatttttttccttatgggGTAAAGAATGAGCGAGTCGGgaggcagggctgtggtggAAGGGGAGCTTGTTGGTGATACATGCAGCCAGGACAGCGAGGAGCCTTACCAGAGGCCTAGCTATACGTGGCTGGAAAATTTGCAGCGTGGGGGCAGAGGCATGTAGCTAATTCAGGTAACCGGAAGGCGGTCTTTTATTATTCCTCCAGCGCCTCTCCTAACTCccagcagttgtttttctttttctcaagtGGGGCAGGAGAAGCGGGTTGTGTAGCAGCGCCGTGTATAAATACGCTGCCCACAGAAGCCCGGCAGACCTGGTGAAGTTGTATTTAGATTTCTGTGGGGACGGATGAGTCCTGTGTCCGGAGGGCGGGCGAGTTTTCCTGACCGCGAGACAGATGCCGGTTTCTCTTACAGTGGTGAAAGGACACTGCTGGAAGCGGGTCCAGCTGtctgtcctggtgctgggggggcttgGTGTAGACGATGTGAAGGGGGCAGAGACACTGCTCAAATTAACCTGAGCTCAGGAGAGAGTGAACAGGTATTGCTGCTCTTGCGGCAGAAGTTCTCCAAGCAGTGAAACAGCTGCGGATCAGTCTAATGGCACTGGTTGCATAAGGAAGGGGTTGGAGTTCCTGTTCCGTAGCCTGTTTGAATATACCCTCCAGACAAGTTGGTCTCCAGATGATTCATGCAGTACAGTGTAGTCCTGTGGTCTTTGTGTGGCAGCATAGCATGTGTGAAAGCCTGATGTTATGTGGGAAGACTGGGGGGGTTCGGGGAGGGACCACTACTAAGCTGTGCCACTTCTCTGCCGTTTTGTTAACGGAAGTTGTCAGTGTGGTTGTACGTGTATGCACTTCTCAGCATTTGAAAACCTGCTGATTAACATCCAGGAAGTTAATTGGGGTTCAGTGTTGAGGGTAAATCAGCAGGATGTCAGTCCCCTCTGAGGTGCCGTTTCACCACCAGTGGGCATGCTGTGAGCACCCACCCTTGTGCCCTTGTGTTGTAGCACCCAGTTTGCTCAGACATGGTTTCTTTTCCATGAGCTGATTGTGTgtcttcttttccagaaaaagaggaagttgCTATAAAtggagaagatgaaaaagaacGGAAAGACCCCTATTTTGTGGAAACGCCTTATGGTTACCAGCTAGACCTGGATTTCCTCAAGTACGTGGATGATATTCAAAAGGGGAATACcattaagaaattaaacatccaaaagaagaggaaagcaatACCAGCCTCTACGGGTACTAAGAACTCTGGTGGCCATTGCAGTGGCTGGACCTCCACAGAGTCTCTCTCTTCATCGAACAGTGATGAGAACAAGCAGTCTTTTTTGGCAGCAAGGAGTCAAGTAACCTCATCTGTCGCTGTGAGACCACTGGTTTCATTTGAAGCATCTCCCTCCTACTTGACCGTCCCTGAGAGTAagcagctccctcctccctccccacagcttcctcgGCACAACCTCCATGTGACAAAAACCCTCATGGAAACGCGGAGGCGACTTGAACAGGAGAGAATGATGCAGGTCACGCCAGGAGATGTCCGCAGGCCCAGACTTTCCAGCTTTGGGGGCATGGGCTCAACAAGCTCCCTCCCCTCTTTTGTGGGGTCTGGTGGGTATGGTCATATGTCTCAGCAGCTCCAGAACGGGTATCAGGGGAGCGGAGACTACGGCGCCTGCTTCAGCTCCTCCTTGGGCAGTTCCATCCGGCACAGCCCGATGAGTTCAGGAATTTCCACCCCGGTCACCAATGTGAGCCCAGTGCATCTGCAGCACATCAGGGAACAAATGGCAGTTGCTCTCAAGCGCCTCAAGGAGCTCGAGGAGCAAGTCAAGACCATTCCCGTGCTGCAGGTCAAAATTTCAGTGTTACAGGAAGAGAAGAGGCACATGATGGCAGAACTCAAAAGCCAAAGGAAACCCAGTCAAAATGAGACATATGGTTTCAGAAAACGATCTTACAGTGCGGGAAATGCAGAGCAGTGGGAACACCTGTCTCAGGGCCGAAGAGGCGGAGAACTTTACATAGATTGTGAGGATGAGATGGACAGCATGGAGCAGAGCTCTCAGAGGATAGAGGAGTTCAGGCAGTTGACTGCTGAAATGCAGGcgctggagaaaaaaatccaggacAGCAACTATGAGATTCCATCAAACCTTAGGGCGAATAGAGAAAGCCTGACAAAAGAGAGCCGATCTGTTGCTGTTGGCGCTGATGAAAACATCAATGACGTGGTTATATACAACAGATCTTCAAGGCAACGCAGAGAAGTAGCTGTggggacagagaaagaaatgagagagtCTGGGGTTGGGGTGACAGAGGCCATGCTTGGCTTGTCTACAGAAGTTGAGAAAGAAATAGAGCTTCAGCAGCAGACCATCGAAGCCCTTAAGGAGAAGATTTATAGACTGGAGGTTCAGTTAAAGGAAACAACCCATGACAGGGAAATGACGAAATTAAAACAGGAGCTGCAGGCGGCTGGGTCTAGGAAAAAAGTAGATAAAGCCACGATGGCTCAGCCCCTTGTCGTCAGCAGAACGGTGGAAGCCGTGGTGCCAACAAGAGACCAAATGGTGGGAGACCACGTCAGCGTCGCCGATTCGTCTGTGGGGAACCACCTGCAGATGAGCAGCATTGGCACCTCCTGCCGGCCCGTGGTACGGAGCACGGCAGTGGGCCCTGAGCTGCTGATGACCCGCTGGATTGTGAGGGAGAGAGCCGAGGTGCGGGACCAGTGCACGGGGAGGCATGTGGAGCTGTACGACAAGCAGGTGGGTGTGGAGACAAGCGTCTGCGAGACGGGCGTCAACACGGAGGAGTCGGTGGGCAACCTGAGTCTTTGCAGGACGGCGCGGGAGGTCAGAGAGACGAGGTCGGTAGGCTGCGGGGACTGCTCGGTGGATGTGATCGTCCACTCCCCGAAGGAGTGCGTGTCCCGTGAGACAGCCACAGAGGCTGTGAGCAGGGCAGAGGCCACGGTCATGGCCGTGCCGTCTACGGCCAGCCAGCATACCAGCACTGCCTTGGAAACGGTGAGCCGGTGCACCAGTACGGAGGTACTGGTGTTGGCAGACTGCAGCACCAACACTGTCCCGAGCAGCCATGATAAGCAGACCAACACGGTGAGCGTGGAGACACGGACTGTGGCCGTTGGGGACGGGCGGGTGAAGGACATACATGTGTCCGCTAAAACGCGCTCGGTCGGAGTGGGGACCTTGTATTCAAGTCACCCTGGCTTTGAAAAGCCCTCTGCGATCAAAACCAAAGACTGTGGCGTTGGGCAGATAAACATTAATGAGAACTACCTAGTTGGGCTTAAAATGAGAAGCATTGCCTGTGGACCCCCGCCGCTGGTGGTTGTGCCCGCTGGCACCAGGAGCATCGGTGTTGGGGGTGAGCCGGTGTGCGAGTCCGTGAGCGGCCTTCTGGAGAGCCCTCTCCCTCCGCCGGAGCTGAGGACGGGCTTGGACCACTATATCGAGCGtgtgcagaagctgctgcaggagcagcagatgctgcttGCCGAAAATTACAGTGAATTGGCTGAAGCCTTTGGAGAGCCGCACTCTCAGATTGGCTCTCTCAATTCGCAGCTGATCAGCACCCTCACATCTATCAACTCCGTCATGAAATACGCCAGCACGGAGGAGCTGCGGAGCCTGGACCTTCAGAAACAGTGCGTGGAGAGAAGCACTGTGTCAGGTAAGCCGAGTGTCCCAACATACATTTGTGCCACCCCTTGCTAGCGCGGTGGGTTTGCCACCTGGAAGCTTGTCACCTAGTTCTCCCTGGTGAAATGCAGAacgtggtggtggtgctggagaATGAGCCCGTTCATTGTTCCCTTCAGCCCACCACTGGTAACTGGAACTCAAAAGCTGGAGGTGGTTTTACCTGTCCCAGTCCAGCAGGCTCTAAATGGCCTAATGATGACGACTCTGAATGATTAAGTGTGGGATATACAAGAGAGGTATCTAAAGTGTTCTAAAGCTGAAGTATCTAAAGCCGAATTTGACCACCATCCAAGGTGCTGACTCCATTTTATAACTCTTAAGGCAATCTAGGTTAATGTCTGTGGAACTGGAATGTCGCCCTTCCTTTAAATTTGGCCtgctattttcaaaaatttaaaatgacagatttgaTGGCTGTAAGTCACATTCAACACCTGTATCAAGTTGACTTGTTTCGACAGACATATCCCCAGGTTTTGTactgtttcttccatttcatcCATTCCTTGTTCTTCCCAGTCAGAGAGAGAACTATGGGGTGCTTTCCCCATTTCAGCAGTGTTGATTGCTTTATAATGGGCAAATCCAGAGTGCTTCAGAGAAACCACATCTTGCATCTTCTCTTTTTGTCCTAATCCCTAATTAGAGCCTCGTATTTGGAAGGCCTAAGCTGTGATTACTGTTGGAGGTTTTGGTGACACTCAGGAAAGGCAAGAATTGAGATTTAAATACCCCTTCCATTTTATGTATTAACTGGAAAATCCATACAGCTAATTTGAGGGATTTCTTTATTCCCTGGGGTGAAGTTGcatattgttttgttgttgttgttgctgttggtgGGGAGTGGGGGGTCTAATAatcaaaaaaaccccacaacaacaataacaaaaactcTTTTTGTAATACAATGGTGGTGAATCCAGCTACAGTACTATTCAATTCATAAATGTTGGCTTACTGGACACCAGTAGGTAATGACTAACAGTGACTTAGATAGTGTCTTGTTGGTCTCACCATACAGTAACTGAAACAAGAGGTtagggaaatgggaaaaatgtgTGCCAATGCATCTGTATCATGGGtgctgaactggaaaaaaaaagttttagtaaATATTGCATAATGTGAGCATAATATTATTAGCTAATGCACTGCTATATAAAGCTCTTCCAGCTTATTTACTATCTTAAGTtacctatttttattaaaaggcaGCTTGGTAAATCTGGTAATTTTCAAGGTTCATGTGCTAAATGGAACCATTCATTAAATGTACTGAAGCAAAATTTTTAGCTTCCCATAGAAAAGCAATAAGCAACATTCATGTAGcagtaaagaaaatgtatgaTATCCTGTCTGCATACATTCAATATTATACTATATATGCATATTATTATCATCTTTCTGgtatgcattttgtattttgggCTCTTGCAAGTAATGATACTGTGATAATAAGTGTATCCACTAAGCACCAAGAGTGTCCTTAAAAACAGTGAACAAGACTTTTTACTAGCTGTAAATCCTCGATTCCTTTCCCTACTTTTACTGCACAGTATCAAATGTGGAGTCTAGAGACTCAAAAGCATTTAGACACAGGTGGGTAATGGATCATATTTTACTAAAGATGTTCTTACTTGGATTTGGATTTCACATTcttgacaaaattattttggaatatttttattttaatgtgtaatGCCATTATCTTTGGCAGTGGATGCTCAGtgtaaaatctatttatttttagtccCTGATGAGAACTAAATGCTATGACTGCATGCATAAATCGGGTTCTGGGTTGTAACAGTTTAGACGCATGAAGAATAAGAATAGGAAGAGATCATAAGCCTGAAAtgtttccccttctctttccat is part of the Cygnus olor isolate bCygOlo1 chromosome Z, bCygOlo1.pri.v2, whole genome shotgun sequence genome and encodes:
- the KANK1 gene encoding KN motif and ankyrin repeat domain-containing protein 1 isoform X1 codes for the protein MAYPANTNGSAAEKEEVAINGEDEKERKDPYFVETPYGYQLDLDFLKYVDDIQKGNTIKKLNIQKKRKAIPASTGTKNSGGHCSGWTSTESLSSSNSDENKQSFLAARSQVTSSVAVRPLVSFEASPSYLTVPESKQLPPPSPQLPRHNLHVTKTLMETRRRLEQERMMQVTPGDVRRPRLSSFGGMGSTSSLPSFVGSGGYGHMSQQLQNGYQGSGDYGACFSSSLGSSIRHSPMSSGISTPVTNVSPVHLQHIREQMAVALKRLKELEEQVKTIPVLQVKISVLQEEKRHMMAELKSQRKPSQNETYGFRKRSYSAGNAEQWEHLSQGRRGGELYIDCEDEMDSMEQSSQRIEEFRQLTAEMQALEKKIQDSNYEIPSNLRANRESLTKESRSVAVGADENINDVVIYNRSSRQRREVAVGTEKEMRESGVGVTEAMLGLSTEVEKEIELQQQTIEALKEKIYRLEVQLKETTHDREMTKLKQELQAAGSRKKVDKATMAQPLVVSRTVEAVVPTRDQMVGDHVSVADSSVGNHLQMSSIGTSCRPVVRSTAVGPELLMTRWIVRERAEVRDQCTGRHVELYDKQVGVETSVCETGVNTEESVGNLSLCRTAREVRETRSVGCGDCSVDVIVHSPKECVSRETATEAVSRAEATVMAVPSTASQHTSTALETVSRCTSTEVLVLADCSTNTVPSSHDKQTNTVSVETRTVAVGDGRVKDIHVSAKTRSVGVGTLYSSHPGFEKPSAIKTKDCGVGQININENYLVGLKMRSIACGPPPLVVVPAGTRSIGVGGEPVCESVSGLLESPLPPPELRTGLDHYIERVQKLLQEQQMLLAENYSELAEAFGEPHSQIGSLNSQLISTLTSINSVMKYASTEELRSLDLQKQCVERSTVSAGATLEYIPHGQLANAHLTSNLRALKLEQDIVPAQEERKTPLVEAARGRKSFSPQDKTLAAINLTDDQLASGLYVCSNNENTLKSIMKKRDGKKDLSNTKKNLQFVGINGGYETTSSDDSSSEESSSSDSEEESEGHAYPHGHSAEEEEDPALSAPETGAMGAEKDRPPLECEAEEVEIRERYELSEKMLSACHLLKNNIDDPKALTNKDVRFCLNTIQHEWFRVSSQKSAVPEMVGDYITAFEEISPTVLRHVINMADGNGNTALHYSVSHSNFEIVKLLLDANVCNVNHQNKAGYTPIMLAALAAVEAEKDMRIVEELFSCGDVNAKASQAGQTALMLAVSHGRIDMVKALLACGADVNIQDDEGSTALMCASEHGHVEIVKLLLAQPGCNGTLEDNDGSTALSIALEAGHKDIAVLLYAHVNFSKTQSPGTPRLSRKTSPGPTHRATFE
- the KANK1 gene encoding KN motif and ankyrin repeat domain-containing protein 1 isoform X2, which produces MAYPANTNGSAAEKEEVAINGEDEKERKDPYFVETPYGYQLDLDFLKYVDDIQKGNTIKKLNIQKKRKAIPASTGTKNSGGHCSGWTSTESLSSSNSDENKQSFLAARSQVTSSVAVRPLVSFEASPSYLTVPESKQLPPPSPQLPRHNLHVTKTLMETRRRLEQERMMQVTPGDVRRPRLSSFGGMGSTSSLPSFVGSGGYGHMSQQLQNGYQGSGDYGACFSSSLGSSIRHSPMSSGISTPVTNVSPVHLQHIREQMAVALKRLKELEEQVKTIPVLQVKISVLQEEKRHMMAELKSQRKPSQNETYGFRKRSYSAGNAEQWEHLSQGRRGGELYIDCEDEMDSMEQSSQRIEEFRQLTAEMQALEKKIQDSNYEIPSNLRANRESLTKESRSVAVGADENINDVVIYNRSSRQRREVAVGTEKEMRESGVGVTEAMLGLSTEVEKEIELQQQTIEALKEKIYRLEVQLKETTHDREMTKLKQELQAAGSRKKVDKATMAQPLVVSRTVEAVVPTRDQMVGDHVSVADSSVGNHLQMSSIGTSCRPVVRSTAVGPELLMTRWIVRERAEVRDQCTGRHVELYDKQVGVETSVCETGVNTEESVGNLSLCRTAREVRETRSVGCGDCSVDVIVHSPKECVSRETATEAVSRAEATVMAVPSTASQHTSTALETVSRCTSTEVLVLADCSTNTVPSSHDKQTNTVSVETRTVAVGDGRVKDIHVSAKTRSVGVGTLYSSHPGFEKPSAIKTKDCGVGQININENYLVGLKMRSIACGPPPLVVVPAGTRSIGVGGEPVCESVSGLLESPLPPPELRTGLDHYIERVQKLLQEQQMLLAENYSELAEAFGEPHSQIGSLNSQLISTLTSINSVMKYASTEELRSLDLQKQCVERSTVSGATLEYIPHGQLANAHLTSNLRALKLEQDIVPAQEERKTPLVEAARGRKSFSPQDKTLAAINLTDDQLASGLYVCSNNENTLKSIMKKRDGKKDLSNTKKNLQFVGINGGYETTSSDDSSSEESSSSDSEEESEGHAYPHGHSAEEEEDPALSAPETGAMGAEKDRPPLECEAEEVEIRERYELSEKMLSACHLLKNNIDDPKALTNKDVRFCLNTIQHEWFRVSSQKSAVPEMVGDYITAFEEISPTVLRHVINMADGNGNTALHYSVSHSNFEIVKLLLDANVCNVNHQNKAGYTPIMLAALAAVEAEKDMRIVEELFSCGDVNAKASQAGQTALMLAVSHGRIDMVKALLACGADVNIQDDEGSTALMCASEHGHVEIVKLLLAQPGCNGTLEDNDGSTALSIALEAGHKDIAVLLYAHVNFSKTQSPGTPRLSRKTSPGPTHRATFE
- the KANK1 gene encoding KN motif and ankyrin repeat domain-containing protein 1 isoform X4, producing the protein METRRRLEQERMMQVTPGDVRRPRLSSFGGMGSTSSLPSFVGSGGYGHMSQQLQNGYQGSGDYGACFSSSLGSSIRHSPMSSGISTPVTNVSPVHLQHIREQMAVALKRLKELEEQVKTIPVLQVKISVLQEEKRHMMAELKSQRKPSQNETYGFRKRSYSAGNAEQWEHLSQGRRGGELYIDCEDEMDSMEQSSQRIEEFRQLTAEMQALEKKIQDSNYEIPSNLRANRESLTKESRSVAVGADENINDVVIYNRSSRQRREVAVGTEKEMRESGVGVTEAMLGLSTEVEKEIELQQQTIEALKEKIYRLEVQLKETTHDREMTKLKQELQAAGSRKKVDKATMAQPLVVSRTVEAVVPTRDQMVGDHVSVADSSVGNHLQMSSIGTSCRPVVRSTAVGPELLMTRWIVRERAEVRDQCTGRHVELYDKQVGVETSVCETGVNTEESVGNLSLCRTAREVRETRSVGCGDCSVDVIVHSPKECVSRETATEAVSRAEATVMAVPSTASQHTSTALETVSRCTSTEVLVLADCSTNTVPSSHDKQTNTVSVETRTVAVGDGRVKDIHVSAKTRSVGVGTLYSSHPGFEKPSAIKTKDCGVGQININENYLVGLKMRSIACGPPPLVVVPAGTRSIGVGGEPVCESVSGLLESPLPPPELRTGLDHYIERVQKLLQEQQMLLAENYSELAEAFGEPHSQIGSLNSQLISTLTSINSVMKYASTEELRSLDLQKQCVERSTVSGATLEYIPHGQLANAHLTSNLRALKLEQDIVPAQEERKTPLVEAARGRKSFSPQDKTLAAINLTDDQLASGLYVCSNNENTLKSIMKKRDGKKDLSNTKKNLQFVGINGGYETTSSDDSSSEESSSSDSEEESEGHAYPHGHSAEEEEDPALSAPETGAMGAEKDRPPLECEAEEVEIRERYELSEKMLSACHLLKNNIDDPKALTNKDVRFCLNTIQHEWFRVSSQKSAVPEMVGDYITAFEEISPTVLRHVINMADGNGNTALHYSVSHSNFEIVKLLLDANVCNVNHQNKAGYTPIMLAALAAVEAEKDMRIVEELFSCGDVNAKASQAGQTALMLAVSHGRIDMVKALLACGADVNIQDDEGSTALMCASEHGHVEIVKLLLAQPGCNGTLEDNDGSTALSIALEAGHKDIAVLLYAHVNFSKTQSPGTPRLSRKTSPGPTHRATFE
- the KANK1 gene encoding KN motif and ankyrin repeat domain-containing protein 1 isoform X3 yields the protein METRRRLEQERMMQVTPGDVRRPRLSSFGGMGSTSSLPSFVGSGGYGHMSQQLQNGYQGSGDYGACFSSSLGSSIRHSPMSSGISTPVTNVSPVHLQHIREQMAVALKRLKELEEQVKTIPVLQVKISVLQEEKRHMMAELKSQRKPSQNETYGFRKRSYSAGNAEQWEHLSQGRRGGELYIDCEDEMDSMEQSSQRIEEFRQLTAEMQALEKKIQDSNYEIPSNLRANRESLTKESRSVAVGADENINDVVIYNRSSRQRREVAVGTEKEMRESGVGVTEAMLGLSTEVEKEIELQQQTIEALKEKIYRLEVQLKETTHDREMTKLKQELQAAGSRKKVDKATMAQPLVVSRTVEAVVPTRDQMVGDHVSVADSSVGNHLQMSSIGTSCRPVVRSTAVGPELLMTRWIVRERAEVRDQCTGRHVELYDKQVGVETSVCETGVNTEESVGNLSLCRTAREVRETRSVGCGDCSVDVIVHSPKECVSRETATEAVSRAEATVMAVPSTASQHTSTALETVSRCTSTEVLVLADCSTNTVPSSHDKQTNTVSVETRTVAVGDGRVKDIHVSAKTRSVGVGTLYSSHPGFEKPSAIKTKDCGVGQININENYLVGLKMRSIACGPPPLVVVPAGTRSIGVGGEPVCESVSGLLESPLPPPELRTGLDHYIERVQKLLQEQQMLLAENYSELAEAFGEPHSQIGSLNSQLISTLTSINSVMKYASTEELRSLDLQKQCVERSTVSAGATLEYIPHGQLANAHLTSNLRALKLEQDIVPAQEERKTPLVEAARGRKSFSPQDKTLAAINLTDDQLASGLYVCSNNENTLKSIMKKRDGKKDLSNTKKNLQFVGINGGYETTSSDDSSSEESSSSDSEEESEGHAYPHGHSAEEEEDPALSAPETGAMGAEKDRPPLECEAEEVEIRERYELSEKMLSACHLLKNNIDDPKALTNKDVRFCLNTIQHEWFRVSSQKSAVPEMVGDYITAFEEISPTVLRHVINMADGNGNTALHYSVSHSNFEIVKLLLDANVCNVNHQNKAGYTPIMLAALAAVEAEKDMRIVEELFSCGDVNAKASQAGQTALMLAVSHGRIDMVKALLACGADVNIQDDEGSTALMCASEHGHVEIVKLLLAQPGCNGTLEDNDGSTALSIALEAGHKDIAVLLYAHVNFSKTQSPGTPRLSRKTSPGPTHRATFE